The following proteins are encoded in a genomic region of Diabrotica virgifera virgifera chromosome 1, PGI_DIABVI_V3a:
- the LOC126878775 gene encoding uncharacterized protein LOC126878775 — protein sequence MDELVRMTVHDIEDLESKLLISIPDSKTNKPRSFVINQIYLNVYRKYVSLRPENMNSDRFFFKYQSGKGCRQVVGIHQFRKMPKIVATYLNLVNPTEYTGHCFRRSSATILVDAGADITSLKRHGGWKSSNVAEGYIEESLNNKVEVANKIFTVQNIQQNDPSTLHVVQNVSHSSKSVPPMFNNCTNCQITVNITN from the coding sequence ATGGATGAGTTAGTCCGAATGACTGTACACGATATAGAAGACTTAGAATCTAAGCTTTTAATCAGCATACCTGATTCGAAAACCAACAAACCAAGATCATTTGTAATTAATCAGATCTACTTGAATGTTTATCGAAAGTATGTTTCGTTAAGACCAGAAAATATGAACAGTGACCGATTTTTCTTTAAATATCAAAGCGGAAAGGGTTGTAGACAAGTGGTAGGAATTCATCAATTTAGAAAAATGCCCAAAATAGTTGCTACTTATTTGAACTTGGTAAATCCGACAGAATATACTGGTCACTGCTTTCGTCGGTCTTCTGCAACAATATTGGTTGACGCTGGTGCCGACATAACTAGTTTAAAGAGGCATGGCGGATGGAAGTCATCAAACGTTGCTGAAGGATATATCGAAGAATCGCTTAACAATAAGGTTGAGGTGGCAAATAAAATTTTCACAGTacaaaatattcaacaaaatgacCCGTCCACCCTGCATGTTGTCCAAAATGTTTCTCATAGTTCTAAGAGTGTTCCTCCAATGTTCAATAATTGTACTAACTGTCAAATTACTGTAAATATAACAAATTGA